The sequence CGGGCGGTTTCGTTGTCGGAACCGCTCTTGCCGCTGCCGGCCGAGGTCGCCCAGACGGCGATGCCGCCGGCGACCGCCAGCACCACCACCACCGATCCGGCGACGACGGCCTGCCGGCCGCGCCGGGCGCGTGCCCTCTCCTTTTCCCGCTGTTCCTGCAGCCGCTCGCGGGCGGTTCTCTTACCCTCATGATTCTTCTGGCTCACGCCCCTGGACAACGAAGCGGAGGGGTGCCGCCGCACCCCTCCGCACCGATGTTCGCCCTATCGAGGGACAACGCCGGGGACAGCGCGCCGGTCCCGCATCCCTGCGGGACCGGCGGTGCGCACCGCGCTAGGCCCGCTTGCGCACGCCCTCGGCCAGCTCGGCTGCCAGGGCGCGGATCCCGGCGAGACCGTCCGCCAGGTCGCCGTCCGCCGCCAGCAGCCGCTTGACGAACGCCGAGCCGACAATCACTCCGTCCGCGAACTGAGCCACCTCGGCGGCCTGTTCGGGGTTGGAGACGCCCAGGCCGACGCAGACCGGCAGGGCGGTGGTCGCCTTGGTACGCCGCACGAGGTCCTGCGCCTGCGCCCCCACCGACTCACGGGTGCCCGTGACGCCCATCAGCGAGGCGGCGTAGACGAAGCCGGAGCCCGCGGCCGTGATCTCGGCCAGCCGCGCGTCCTTGCTGCTGGGGGCGACGACGAAGACGGTGGCGAGGCCGTGCTTGTCGGCGTGCTCCCGCCAGGTCGCGGACTCCTGGACCGGCAGGTCGGGCAGGATGCAGCCGGCGCCGCCCGCCTCGGCGAGCTCGGCGGTGAACCGCTCGATGCCGTAGCGGTCGATCGGGTTCCAGTACGTCATGACGAGGACGGGCTTGCCGGTGGCCCGGTGTGCCTCGCGCACCGTCCGCATCACGTCCGCGATCTTCACCCCGCCGCGCAGGGCGATGTCGTCGGCGGTCTGGATGACGGGGCCGTCCAGGACCGGGTCGCTGTGCGGCAGCCCGACCTCCACGACGTCCGCGCCGCCGTCGAAGACGGCCTTGGCCGCCTCGATGCCGCCGTCGACGGTCGGGAACCCGGCCGGCAGGTAGGCGATGAGGGCGGAGCGGCCCTCGGCCTTGGCGGCGGCGAGGGTGTCACTCAACAGCTTGATGTTCCCGCTCACTTGACGTCCCCTTCGATCTCCGCGCCGGCGGTGCCGTTGTCCGCCTCGACGGCGGCGTCCGTGTCGTACAGGTCGAAGTAACGGGCGGCGGTGTCCATGTCCTTGTCGCCGCGCCCGGACAGGTTGACGACGATCAGTCCGTCGCTGCCGAGCTCCTTGCCGAGGTCCAGGGCACCGGCGAGCGCGTGGGCGCTCTCGATGGCCGGGATGATGCCCTCGGTCTGCGAGAGCAGGCGCAGCGCCTGCATCGCGGCGTCGTCGGTGACGGCGCGGTACTCACCGCGGCCGCTGTCCTTGAGGTAGGCGTGCTCGGGCCCGATGCCCGGGTAGTCGAGGCCGGCCGAGATGGAGTACGGCTCGGTGATCTGGCCCTCCTCGTCCTGCAGGACGTAGCTCCGGGAGCCGTGCAGGATGCCCGGCTCACCGGCGCTCAGGGTGGCCGCGTGCTCGCCGGTCGCGATGCCGTGGCCGGCCGGCTCGCAGCCGACGAGCCGTACGCCGGCGTCCGGGAGGAAGGCGTGGAAGAGCCCGATGGCGTTGGAGCCGCCGCCGACACAGGCGACGGCCGCGTCCGGCAGGCGGCCCGCGCGCTCCAGGATCTGGCGGCGCGCCTCGACGCCGATGACGCGGTGGAAGTCGCGCACCATCGCGGGGAAGGGGTGCGGTCCCGCGACGGTCCCGAACAGGTAGTGGGTGTGGTCGACGTTGGCCACCCAGTCGCGGAAGGCCTCGTTGATGGCGTCCTTGAGGGTGCGGCTGCCGGACTTCACGGCGATGACCTCGGCGCCGAGCATCCGCATCCGGGCCACGTTGAGAGCCTGCCGCTGGGTGTCGATCTCGCCCATGTAGATGGTGCATTCGAGACCGAAGAGCGCGCAGGCGGTGGCGGTGGCGACGCCGTGCTGGCCGGCGCCGGTCTCGGCGATGACCCGGGTCTTGCCCATCCGCTTGGTGAGCAGCGCCTGGCCCAGTACGTTGTTGATCTTGTGCGAGCCGGTGTGGTTGAGGTCCTCGCGCTTGAGGAACACCCGGGCCCCGCCGGCGTGTTCGGCGAACCGCGACACCTCGGTGAGCGCGCTGGGGCGCCCGGTGTAGTTGACCATCAGGTCGTTGAGCTCGGCGGCGAACGCGGGGTCCGCCTTGGCCTTCTCGTACTCGGCGGCGACCTCGTCGACCGCGGCGACCAGCGCCTCGGGGATGAACTTGCCGCCGAAGGCGCCGAAATAGCCTTCGGCGCTGGGGACGCGCCCCTCGGGGTCGGGAAGGAAGAAATCGGAGGACATCAGACGCACTCCTCGGCCGGGGCGGGTGGCCCCGGAAGTCCGGTTGTGTCGGAGAGATAAGGATTCGGAATTCGGGTTCGGAATTCGGGC is a genomic window of Streptomyces sp. Edi2 containing:
- the trpA gene encoding tryptophan synthase subunit alpha, which codes for MSGNIKLLSDTLAAAKAEGRSALIAYLPAGFPTVDGGIEAAKAVFDGGADVVEVGLPHSDPVLDGPVIQTADDIALRGGVKIADVMRTVREAHRATGKPVLVMTYWNPIDRYGIERFTAELAEAGGAGCILPDLPVQESATWREHADKHGLATVFVVAPSSKDARLAEITAAGSGFVYAASLMGVTGTRESVGAQAQDLVRRTKATTALPVCVGLGVSNPEQAAEVAQFADGVIVGSAFVKRLLAADGDLADGLAGIRALAAELAEGVRKRA
- the trpB gene encoding tryptophan synthase subunit beta codes for the protein MSSDFFLPDPEGRVPSAEGYFGAFGGKFIPEALVAAVDEVAAEYEKAKADPAFAAELNDLMVNYTGRPSALTEVSRFAEHAGGARVFLKREDLNHTGSHKINNVLGQALLTKRMGKTRVIAETGAGQHGVATATACALFGLECTIYMGEIDTQRQALNVARMRMLGAEVIAVKSGSRTLKDAINEAFRDWVANVDHTHYLFGTVAGPHPFPAMVRDFHRVIGVEARRQILERAGRLPDAAVACVGGGSNAIGLFHAFLPDAGVRLVGCEPAGHGIATGEHAATLSAGEPGILHGSRSYVLQDEEGQITEPYSISAGLDYPGIGPEHAYLKDSGRGEYRAVTDDAAMQALRLLSQTEGIIPAIESAHALAGALDLGKELGSDGLIVVNLSGRGDKDMDTAARYFDLYDTDAAVEADNGTAGAEIEGDVK